A genomic stretch from Lathyrus oleraceus cultivar Zhongwan6 chromosome 2, CAAS_Psat_ZW6_1.0, whole genome shotgun sequence includes:
- the LOC127119818 gene encoding secretory carrier-associated membrane protein 4 produces MNRHHDPNPFEEEEEVNPFSNGAGSKSRVPPSSEPLGFGQRHDATVDIPLETSNGDSKKRSQELAAWEADLKRKEKEIKRREDSVAKAGVPVDDKNWPPFFPMIHHDIANEIPVHAQRLQYSAFASWLGIVLCLVFNVVAVTVCWIRGGGVKIFFLAVIYVLLGVPLSYVLWYRPLYRAMRTDSALKFSWFFMVYLFHIAFCIFAAIAPPVVFHGQSLTGILAAIDVFSDHILVGIFYLIGFGLFCLEALLSLWVIQKIYMFFRGNK; encoded by the exons ATGAATCGCCACCACGATCCCAATCCAttcgaagaagaagaagaagtcaATCCGTTTTCG AATGGTGCTGGATCAAAATCACGTGTTCCACCGTCATCTGAACCACTAGGCTTTGGTCAAAGACATGATGCTACGGTTGATATTCCTTTGGAAACTTCAAAT GGGGACTCCAAGAAAAGAAGTCAAGAGCTAGCAGCTTGGGAAGCTGATCTAAAAAGGAAAGAGAAG GAAATAAAAAGAAGAGAAGATTCCGTTGCTAAAG CTGGTGTGCCTGTTGATGATAAGAATTGGCCTCCATTTTTCCCAATGATTCACCATGATATTGCCAATGAGATTCCAGTCCATGCTCAGAGGCTGCAATATTCAGCCTTTGCAAGTTGGTTGG GAATTGTTCTCTGCTTAGTTTTTAATGTAGTTGCTGTGACTGTTTGTTGGATCAGAGGCGGGG GTGTTAAAATATTTTTCCTTGCAGTGATTTATGTGCTGCTTGGGGTTCCCCTTTCATATGTGCTTTGGTACAGGCCCCTCTATCGTGCTATGAG GACGGATAGTGCACTGAAGTTCAGTTGGTTTTTCATGGTCTACTTG TTTCACATAGCATTTTGCATCTTTGCTGCAATTGCACCTCCAGTTGTTTTTCATGGACAGTCGTTAAC GGGCATCCTTGCGGCAATTGATGTGTTCTCAGACCACATATTAGTTGGG ATATTCTACTTGATTGGATTTGGACTGTTTTGCTTGGAGGCTCTTCTAAGCTTGTGGGTAATTCAG AAAATATACATGTTTTTCCGGGGGAACAAGTGA